In Poecilia reticulata strain Guanapo linkage group LG17, Guppy_female_1.0+MT, whole genome shotgun sequence, the following proteins share a genomic window:
- the bcl10 gene encoding B-cell lymphoma/leukemia 10, with amino-acid sequence MDVSHLTEDEMAEIKKDVLTRLRHYLCDKIRADRHLDYLRSRRILTRDDAEEISCRTTQTKKTATLLDILAENPRGLDALIDSIREMRSQNFIITKITDEVQKAKNEKIESLRAVGASSSSSDSSFSTLTTTTDLPNTFSNNSTLLFHPDGERSPSTSDLASSLNVSSLQKCGDLPSAAGASLGVAPSLTSSSLPKPGDPGAPPLPDEVMAESPSNIDATSPGCTSSGGDPNFQPLRSRSLTPTSXIPQFTSL; translated from the exons ATGGATGTTTCTCACCTCACTGAAGATGAAATGGCAGAGATAAAGAAAGAC GTGCTGACCAGACTGCGGCATTACCTCTGTGACAAGATCAGAGCAGACCGCCACCTGGACTACCTGCGTTCCCGGAGGATCCTGACCCGGGACGATGCGGAGGAGATAAGCTGCCGGACCACGCAGACCAAGAAGACGGCAACGCTGCTGGACATCCTGGCTGAGAACCCTCGGGGTTTGGACGCTCTGATTGACTCCATCCGGGAGATGCGCTCCCAAAACTTCATCATCACTAAAATCACAGACGAagtgcaaaaagcaaaaaacgaGAAGATCGAGTCTCTCAGAG CTGTGGGGGCCTCCAGTTCGTCCTccgacagcagcttcagcaCTCTGACCACAACGACTGACCTCCCCAACACCTTTTCAAACAACTCCACCCTCCTGTTCCACCCAGACGGGGAGCGAAGCCCTTCCACTTCAGACCTAGCCAGCTCTCTCAACGTGTCTTCGTTACAGAAGTGCGGAGACTTGCCCTCCGCGGCCGGGGCCAGCCTCGGTGTGGCACCCTCCTTGACCTCCTCCAGCCTCCCCAAGCCGGGGGACCCTGGGGCTCCTCCGCTGCCAGACGAGGTCATGGCAGAGTCGCCTTCCAACATAGACGCCACGTCGCCGGGGTGCACCAGCAGTGGGGGAGATCCTAATTTCCAGCCTCTCCGGTCGCGCTCGCTCACCCCAACGTCACWCATCCCTCAGTTCACTTCTCTGTAG
- the mcoln3a gene encoding mucolipin-3 isoform X2 has translation MEESEQLLTQRSEGKKPNGHCRWSTRPLDSKVVEDFRRRLKYFFMNPCEKYRAKGRKPWKLMLQILKIVIITAQLVMFGLSNEMMATFKEDNLMTFEHLFLKGFKDHWQGNYALYTKADLYDHIYHVIDTYTNLQNLTLANLAYGKIDGKYTPLSVCQLLYKNTTIDPERDSFYIDPHIDKECISIFPPTSLDNTNLERNINFSLDFKRLVSVNINFTLKTVNLQTVRYHELPDCYGFHIKIIFDNCAHSGKIKVGVKNDVQIHECKDYNVRDXSGKIDYLVLMFDSLVIFACFASLILCTRSIVKGIQLQFEFNIFFQTHFNKLVTWSERMEFVNGWYIFINISDTLTITGSVIKIGIQTKFLTNYDVCSILLGTATMLVWIGVIRYLGYFKKYNILILTLRAAFPNVIRFCCCAAMIYLGYCFCGWIVLGPYHDKFRTFDKVTECLFSLINGDDMFATFLNVRDKSYMVWLFSRIYLYTFTSLFIYMVLSLFIALITDTYETIKHHQKDIEPVSLLLAFIEEGQDQPESGQYQYDEESSSCCFSP, from the exons ATGGAGGAATCTGAGCAGCTGTTGACCCAGAGGTCAGAGGGGAAGAAGCCCAACGGACACTGCAGATGGAGCACTCGCCCCCTGGATTCGAAGGTGGTGGAGGATTTCAGAAGGAGGCTGAAGTACTTTTTTATGAATCCATGCGAGAAGTACAGAGCCAAGGGTCGGAAACCATGGAAACTCATGTTGCAAATATTGAAAATTGTCATCATCACAGCACAG CTGGTCATGTTTGGCCTGAGCAATGAAATGATGGCTACATTCAAAGAGGACAATCTAATGACATTTGAACATCTGTTCCTGAAAGGATTCAAGGACCACTGGCAGGGAAACTATGCTCTTTATACTAAAGCCGACCTGTATGATCACATCTACCACGTCATCGACACG TACACCAATCTTCAGAACCTGACTCTAGCAAATCTTGCGTATGGGAAGATTGATGGCAAGTACACCCCGCTGTCTGTCTGTCAACTGCTTTACAAAAACACCACCATTGATCCGGAGAGAGACAGCTTCTACATTGATCCACACATTGATAAAG AGTGTATTTCCATATTCCCGCCGACATCTCTTGACAATACTAATCTGGAAAGAAACATCAACTTCTCTTTAGATTTCAAAAG GCTTGTGTCAGTTAACATCAACTTCACTCTGAAAACCGTCAATCTGCAGACCGTGCGGTACCACGAGCTACCAGACTGCTACGGCTTCCACATAAAG ATCATCTTTGATAACTGTGCACACAGTGGAAAGATAAAAGTGGGTGTCAAAAATGATGTTCAAATTCATGAGTGCAAGGACTATAACGTGAGAGACKCCT CTGGGAAAATTGATTACCTCGTTTTGATGTTTGATTCCTTGGTCATCTTCGCCTGTTTTGCCTCCCTCATTCTCTGCACGCGATCTATTGTCAAGGGCATTCAACTCCAGTTT gaattcaacattttcttccaaACCCACTTCAATAAATTGGTGACTTGGTCAGAACGCATGGAGTTTGTGAATGGCTGGTATATATTCATTAACATCAGTGACACGCTAACCATCACCGGGTCAGTGATAAAAATAGGAATACAAACCAAG ttccTGACCAACTATGATGTCTGCAGCATCTTACTTGGAACAGCCACCATGCTGGTGTGGATTGGTGTTATTCGCTACCTTGGTTACTTCAAGAAATACAAC ATCCTAATCCTAACCCTGAGGGCTGCCTTTCCTAACGTTATCCGGTTTTGCTGTTGCGCTGCCATGATCTACCTCGGGTACTGCTTCTGTGGTTGGATTGTTCTTGGACCTTATCATGACAAG TTCCGAACATTTGACAAAGTGACAGAGTGCCTCTTCTCTCTCATTAACGGAGACGACATGTTTGCCACCTTCCTTAATGTGCGAGACAAGAGCTACATGGTGTGGCTTTTCAGCAGAATCTATCTCTACACCTTCACGTCTCTCTTCATCTACATGGTGCTCAGCCTGTTCATCGCCCTAATCACCGACACCTATGAAACCATCAAA catCACCAGAAAGACATCGAACCAGTGTCCCTGCTTCTTGCCTTCATAGAAGAAGGCCAGGATCAGCCTGAATCTGGACAATATCAATATGATGAGGAGTCTTCaagctgctgtttctctccATGA
- the mcoln3a gene encoding mucolipin-3 isoform X1: MEESEQLLTQRSEGKKPNGHCRWSTRPLDSKVVEDFRRRLKYFFMNPCEKYRAKGRKPWKLMLQILKIVIITAQLVMFGLSNEMMATFKEDNLMTFEHLFLKGFKDHWQGNYALYTKADLYDHIYHVIDTYTNLQNLTLANLAYGKIDGKYTPLSVCQLLYKNTTIDPERDSFYIDPHIDKECISIFPPTSLDNTNLERNINFSLDFKRLVSVNINFTLKTVNLQTVRYHELPDCYGFHIKIIFDNCAHSGKIKVGVKNDVQIHECKDYNVRDXSGKIDYLVLMFDSLVIFACFASLILCTRSIVKGIQLQFEFNIFFQTHFNKLVTWSERMEFVNGWYIFINISDTLTITGSVIKIGIQTKFLTNYDVCSILLGTATMLVWIGVIRYLGYFKKYNVRAFSIVLVNIFCPENRKQLTSVQILILTLRAAFPNVIRFCCCAAMIYLGYCFCGWIVLGPYHDKFRTFDKVTECLFSLINGDDMFATFLNVRDKSYMVWLFSRIYLYTFTSLFIYMVLSLFIALITDTYETIKHHQKDIEPVSLLLAFIEEGQDQPESGQYQYDEESSSCCFSP, translated from the exons ATGGAGGAATCTGAGCAGCTGTTGACCCAGAGGTCAGAGGGGAAGAAGCCCAACGGACACTGCAGATGGAGCACTCGCCCCCTGGATTCGAAGGTGGTGGAGGATTTCAGAAGGAGGCTGAAGTACTTTTTTATGAATCCATGCGAGAAGTACAGAGCCAAGGGTCGGAAACCATGGAAACTCATGTTGCAAATATTGAAAATTGTCATCATCACAGCACAG CTGGTCATGTTTGGCCTGAGCAATGAAATGATGGCTACATTCAAAGAGGACAATCTAATGACATTTGAACATCTGTTCCTGAAAGGATTCAAGGACCACTGGCAGGGAAACTATGCTCTTTATACTAAAGCCGACCTGTATGATCACATCTACCACGTCATCGACACG TACACCAATCTTCAGAACCTGACTCTAGCAAATCTTGCGTATGGGAAGATTGATGGCAAGTACACCCCGCTGTCTGTCTGTCAACTGCTTTACAAAAACACCACCATTGATCCGGAGAGAGACAGCTTCTACATTGATCCACACATTGATAAAG AGTGTATTTCCATATTCCCGCCGACATCTCTTGACAATACTAATCTGGAAAGAAACATCAACTTCTCTTTAGATTTCAAAAG GCTTGTGTCAGTTAACATCAACTTCACTCTGAAAACCGTCAATCTGCAGACCGTGCGGTACCACGAGCTACCAGACTGCTACGGCTTCCACATAAAG ATCATCTTTGATAACTGTGCACACAGTGGAAAGATAAAAGTGGGTGTCAAAAATGATGTTCAAATTCATGAGTGCAAGGACTATAACGTGAGAGACKCCT CTGGGAAAATTGATTACCTCGTTTTGATGTTTGATTCCTTGGTCATCTTCGCCTGTTTTGCCTCCCTCATTCTCTGCACGCGATCTATTGTCAAGGGCATTCAACTCCAGTTT gaattcaacattttcttccaaACCCACTTCAATAAATTGGTGACTTGGTCAGAACGCATGGAGTTTGTGAATGGCTGGTATATATTCATTAACATCAGTGACACGCTAACCATCACCGGGTCAGTGATAAAAATAGGAATACAAACCAAG ttccTGACCAACTATGATGTCTGCAGCATCTTACTTGGAACAGCCACCATGCTGGTGTGGATTGGTGTTATTCGCTACCTTGGTTACTTCAAGAAATACAACGTAAGAGCCTTCTCCATAGTTCTGGTTAACATATTCTGTCCAGAGAACCGAAAACAACTCACTTCCGTTCAGATCCTAATCCTAACCCTGAGGGCTGCCTTTCCTAACGTTATCCGGTTTTGCTGTTGCGCTGCCATGATCTACCTCGGGTACTGCTTCTGTGGTTGGATTGTTCTTGGACCTTATCATGACAAG TTCCGAACATTTGACAAAGTGACAGAGTGCCTCTTCTCTCTCATTAACGGAGACGACATGTTTGCCACCTTCCTTAATGTGCGAGACAAGAGCTACATGGTGTGGCTTTTCAGCAGAATCTATCTCTACACCTTCACGTCTCTCTTCATCTACATGGTGCTCAGCCTGTTCATCGCCCTAATCACCGACACCTATGAAACCATCAAA catCACCAGAAAGACATCGAACCAGTGTCCCTGCTTCTTGCCTTCATAGAAGAAGGCCAGGATCAGCCTGAATCTGGACAATATCAATATGATGAGGAGTCTTCaagctgctgtttctctccATGA
- the mcoln3a gene encoding mucolipin-3 isoform X3, with translation MEHSPPGFEGGGGFQKEAEVLFYESMREVQSQGSETMETHVANIENCHHHSTGFKDHWQGNYALYTKADLYDHIYHVIDTYTNLQNLTLANLAYGKIDGKYTPLSVCQLLYKNTTIDPERDSFYIDPHIDKECISIFPPTSLDNTNLERNINFSLDFKRLVSVNINFTLKTVNLQTVRYHELPDCYGFHIKIIFDNCAHSGKIKVGVKNDVQIHECKDYNVRDXSGKIDYLVLMFDSLVIFACFASLILCTRSIVKGIQLQFEFNIFFQTHFNKLVTWSERMEFVNGWYIFINISDTLTITGSVIKIGIQTKFLTNYDVCSILLGTATMLVWIGVIRYLGYFKKYNVRAFSIVLVNIFCPENRKQLTSVQILILTLRAAFPNVIRFCCCAAMIYLGYCFCGWIVLGPYHDKFRTFDKVTECLFSLINGDDMFATFLNVRDKSYMVWLFSRIYLYTFTSLFIYMVLSLFIALITDTYETIKHHQKDIEPVSLLLAFIEEGQDQPESGQYQYDEESSSCCFSP, from the exons ATGGAGCACTCGCCCCCTGGATTCGAAGGTGGTGGAGGATTTCAGAAGGAGGCTGAAGTACTTTTTTATGAATCCATGCGAGAAGTACAGAGCCAAGGGTCGGAAACCATGGAAACTCATGTTGCAAATATTGAAAATTGTCATCATCACAGCACAG GATTCAAGGACCACTGGCAGGGAAACTATGCTCTTTATACTAAAGCCGACCTGTATGATCACATCTACCACGTCATCGACACG TACACCAATCTTCAGAACCTGACTCTAGCAAATCTTGCGTATGGGAAGATTGATGGCAAGTACACCCCGCTGTCTGTCTGTCAACTGCTTTACAAAAACACCACCATTGATCCGGAGAGAGACAGCTTCTACATTGATCCACACATTGATAAAG AGTGTATTTCCATATTCCCGCCGACATCTCTTGACAATACTAATCTGGAAAGAAACATCAACTTCTCTTTAGATTTCAAAAG GCTTGTGTCAGTTAACATCAACTTCACTCTGAAAACCGTCAATCTGCAGACCGTGCGGTACCACGAGCTACCAGACTGCTACGGCTTCCACATAAAG ATCATCTTTGATAACTGTGCACACAGTGGAAAGATAAAAGTGGGTGTCAAAAATGATGTTCAAATTCATGAGTGCAAGGACTATAACGTGAGAGACKCCT CTGGGAAAATTGATTACCTCGTTTTGATGTTTGATTCCTTGGTCATCTTCGCCTGTTTTGCCTCCCTCATTCTCTGCACGCGATCTATTGTCAAGGGCATTCAACTCCAGTTT gaattcaacattttcttccaaACCCACTTCAATAAATTGGTGACTTGGTCAGAACGCATGGAGTTTGTGAATGGCTGGTATATATTCATTAACATCAGTGACACGCTAACCATCACCGGGTCAGTGATAAAAATAGGAATACAAACCAAG ttccTGACCAACTATGATGTCTGCAGCATCTTACTTGGAACAGCCACCATGCTGGTGTGGATTGGTGTTATTCGCTACCTTGGTTACTTCAAGAAATACAACGTAAGAGCCTTCTCCATAGTTCTGGTTAACATATTCTGTCCAGAGAACCGAAAACAACTCACTTCCGTTCAGATCCTAATCCTAACCCTGAGGGCTGCCTTTCCTAACGTTATCCGGTTTTGCTGTTGCGCTGCCATGATCTACCTCGGGTACTGCTTCTGTGGTTGGATTGTTCTTGGACCTTATCATGACAAG TTCCGAACATTTGACAAAGTGACAGAGTGCCTCTTCTCTCTCATTAACGGAGACGACATGTTTGCCACCTTCCTTAATGTGCGAGACAAGAGCTACATGGTGTGGCTTTTCAGCAGAATCTATCTCTACACCTTCACGTCTCTCTTCATCTACATGGTGCTCAGCCTGTTCATCGCCCTAATCACCGACACCTATGAAACCATCAAA catCACCAGAAAGACATCGAACCAGTGTCCCTGCTTCTTGCCTTCATAGAAGAAGGCCAGGATCAGCCTGAATCTGGACAATATCAATATGATGAGGAGTCTTCaagctgctgtttctctccATGA